One genomic region from Haloprofundus salinisoli encodes:
- a CDS encoding SIMPL domain-containing protein produces MRFRLPAVVLAVALLTAGCLAPLQTSSPSAAGDGQQISVSGTGEANADPDVAVLSVTVEAGADSAAEARDTVANRSETLVSALVDAGVAEDNITTEYYAVHPEYDHSGEERRVVGYTARHAYRVETTPDRAGELIDVAVDNGASRVDGVQFTLSDEKRAELREEAIDAAVADAEGEASSLAAAAGLELGEVRTLSTTGTSDPYSPRYEMASDAGAAGTSVRPGPVSVTVTVQATYTAD; encoded by the coding sequence ATGCGCTTCCGATTACCCGCAGTCGTGTTGGCCGTCGCGTTGCTGACGGCCGGCTGTCTCGCACCGTTACAGACCTCGTCTCCGTCCGCCGCCGGCGACGGCCAGCAGATCTCCGTCTCCGGCACAGGCGAAGCCAACGCCGACCCGGACGTCGCAGTACTCTCGGTCACCGTCGAGGCGGGTGCCGACAGCGCCGCCGAAGCCCGTGACACCGTCGCCAACCGATCCGAGACGCTCGTCTCGGCGCTCGTCGACGCCGGCGTCGCCGAGGATAACATCACGACGGAGTACTACGCCGTCCACCCCGAGTACGACCACAGCGGCGAGGAACGCCGAGTCGTCGGGTACACCGCTCGCCACGCCTACCGCGTGGAGACGACGCCCGACCGCGCCGGCGAGCTCATCGACGTCGCCGTCGACAACGGGGCCTCGCGCGTCGACGGCGTTCAGTTCACCCTGAGCGACGAGAAGCGCGCCGAACTCCGCGAGGAAGCCATCGACGCCGCCGTCGCCGACGCCGAAGGCGAGGCGTCGAGTCTCGCCGCGGCCGCCGGCCTCGAACTCGGCGAGGTCCGTACCCTCTCGACGACGGGAACGAGCGACCCGTACTCACCCCGATACGAGATGGCCAGCGACGCCGGAGCGGCCGGGACGAGCGTCCGTCCCGGTCCGGTCTCCGTCACGGTGACGGTGCAGGCGACGTACACGGCCGATTAA
- a CDS encoding NOG1 family protein, with translation MIFENLPTTPRSEELIDKAFSRAARAGRAKSGLEAQESMLQTAANILSDNVQNVVTAWPDFETVDPFYYELADAVLRRQGTFAAEADELEGDGGVDTLRQSLANLTWAGRQIKELHREYVSKLRRSDIDTARKHRKQAFARMADIVEQVEGDLLRVSEARDALKNLPDVRPDEPAIVVAGYPNVGKSSFVNTVTRASNEIASYPFTTKGVQLGHFERNRIRYQIIDTPGLLDRPEVERNDIERQAVSALKHLADAVLFVVDASGDCGYPLDAQLELRDEMQRRFDVPVLTICNKSDRSTDVEADAYMSVTEGEGVDDVLDMAVDAVGFEPDIPPSRRE, from the coding sequence ATGATTTTCGAGAATCTTCCGACGACGCCCCGGTCGGAGGAGCTCATCGACAAGGCGTTCTCGCGGGCGGCGCGGGCCGGCCGGGCCAAATCGGGCCTGGAAGCCCAGGAGTCGATGCTTCAGACGGCGGCGAACATCCTCTCGGACAACGTCCAGAACGTCGTAACGGCGTGGCCTGACTTCGAGACGGTCGACCCGTTCTACTACGAACTCGCCGACGCCGTGCTCCGCAGACAGGGGACGTTCGCGGCCGAAGCCGACGAGCTCGAAGGCGACGGCGGCGTCGACACGCTCCGCCAGAGCCTCGCCAACCTCACGTGGGCCGGCCGACAGATCAAGGAACTGCACCGCGAGTACGTCTCGAAGCTACGCCGCAGCGACATCGACACGGCGCGAAAACACCGCAAACAGGCGTTCGCGCGGATGGCCGACATCGTCGAGCAGGTCGAAGGCGACCTGCTGCGCGTCAGCGAGGCGCGGGACGCGCTGAAGAACCTCCCGGACGTGCGCCCCGACGAACCGGCCATCGTCGTCGCCGGTTACCCGAACGTCGGCAAGTCGTCGTTCGTCAACACCGTCACTCGCGCGAGCAACGAAATCGCCTCGTACCCATTCACGACGAAAGGCGTCCAACTCGGTCACTTCGAGCGTAACCGCATCCGCTACCAGATCATCGACACGCCCGGCCTCTTGGACCGCCCGGAGGTCGAGCGCAACGACATCGAGCGGCAGGCGGTCAGCGCGCTCAAACATCTCGCCGACGCCGTGCTGTTCGTCGTCGACGCCAGCGGCGACTGCGGCTACCCGCTCGACGCGCAGCTCGAACTCAGAGACGAGATGCAGCGCCGCTTCGACGTGCCCGTACTCACAATCTGCAACAAGAGCGACCGGTCGACGGACGTCGAGGCCGACGCGTACATGAGCGTCACCGAAGGCGAGGGCGTCGACGACGTGCTCGACATGGCCGTCGACGCCGTCGGCTTCGAGCCGGATATCCCGCCGTCGCGGCGCGAGTGA
- a CDS encoding DUF5518 domain-containing protein: protein MTDWRAVGVGLVVLLVVGAVGLSVPIVGQIGAGLIGGFAAGYLAGGSLGRGAWHGLVAGSISGIVLTVFVALLGGLLGFAGGPLGGLVAGGGILVVGAVVTLLFAVDSALAGAVGAWVKS, encoded by the coding sequence ATGACTGACTGGCGCGCGGTCGGTGTCGGCCTCGTCGTCCTCCTCGTCGTCGGGGCCGTCGGTCTCTCGGTACCGATAGTCGGACAGATCGGCGCGGGCCTCATCGGCGGGTTCGCCGCGGGCTACCTCGCAGGCGGCAGCCTCGGCCGCGGGGCGTGGCACGGCCTCGTCGCGGGGTCGATTTCGGGCATCGTCCTGACGGTGTTCGTCGCGCTGCTCGGTGGGCTCCTCGGCTTCGCCGGCGGGCCGCTCGGCGGTCTCGTCGCTGGCGGGGGTATCCTCGTCGTCGGCGCGGTAGTGACCCTGCTGTTCGCCGTCGACAGCGCGCTCGCCGGTGCGGTCGGCGCGTGGGTGAAAAGCTGA
- a CDS encoding DUF5518 domain-containing protein encodes MAQLNWLAIVIGFVVTLLIGLLSGNAIPLTDLTLPVIGWGLTGVVGGLAAGYVAGHGMGNGAVNGLVATTIGAILVYAVLTILGTVLFGFAGLSFALVALLFLGLYAIPGAVGGAVGAMLNRSSPADRAQPTGR; translated from the coding sequence ATGGCACAGTTGAACTGGCTCGCAATCGTCATCGGGTTCGTCGTCACGCTACTAATCGGACTGCTCAGCGGCAACGCGATTCCGCTGACCGACCTCACGCTTCCCGTTATCGGCTGGGGCCTGACGGGCGTCGTCGGCGGTCTCGCAGCCGGATACGTCGCGGGCCACGGAATGGGTAACGGGGCCGTCAACGGTCTCGTCGCGACCACCATCGGCGCGATACTCGTGTACGCGGTGCTGACGATACTCGGGACGGTACTGTTCGGCTTCGCCGGCCTCTCGTTCGCGCTCGTCGCCCTCCTGTTCCTCGGCCTCTACGCCATCCCCGGCGCGGTCGGCGGCGCGGTCGGCGCGATGTTGAACCGCTCGTCGCCCGCGGACCGGGCACAGCCGACCGGCCGCTGA
- a CDS encoding DUF367 family protein, giving the protein MEIHVRYEGDDDPTKCTARKLARFDLTELHRTDRAAPRGVILNPHADQALSPADEPRAADRGLVALDCSWESAERAMFTLGGIHRALPFLVAANPVNFGRPMELTTVEALAAALCIFGSDDYAEEILSKFTWGHTFLELNEEPLRRYAACADSTEVVEVQGEYLDRE; this is encoded by the coding sequence GTGGAGATTCACGTCCGGTACGAGGGTGACGACGACCCGACCAAATGCACGGCGAGGAAACTCGCCCGATTCGACCTCACCGAGTTACATCGTACCGACCGGGCCGCACCCCGTGGCGTCATCCTCAACCCCCACGCCGACCAGGCGCTGTCGCCCGCGGACGAACCGCGAGCGGCCGACCGTGGCCTCGTCGCGCTCGACTGCTCGTGGGAGTCCGCCGAACGGGCGATGTTCACGCTCGGCGGAATCCACCGCGCGCTGCCGTTTCTCGTCGCGGCGAATCCAGTAAACTTCGGCCGGCCGATGGAACTCACGACGGTGGAAGCGCTGGCGGCGGCGCTGTGTATCTTCGGCAGCGACGACTACGCCGAGGAGATTCTCTCGAAGTTCACCTGGGGTCACACCTTCTTGGAACTCAACGAGGAGCCGCTGCGACGGTACGCCGCCTGCGCCGACTCGACCGAGGTCGTCGAGGTGCAGGGCGAGTATCTCGACCGGGAGTGA
- a CDS encoding nuclear transport factor 2 family protein: MDHAAVVRAYYSALDEHDYSALSDLLAPTFVHDRPDRTLDGREAFVSFMRDERPNKQTSHELDEVYENGDRSELVVRGRLLDADDERLFDFVDVHRFEDGVVGTLRTYARKE, encoded by the coding sequence ATGGACCACGCCGCCGTCGTTCGCGCGTACTACTCGGCGCTCGACGAACACGACTACTCGGCGCTGTCTGACCTCCTCGCGCCGACGTTCGTCCACGACCGACCCGACAGAACGCTCGACGGCCGTGAAGCGTTCGTCTCCTTCATGCGCGACGAACGGCCGAACAAGCAGACGAGCCACGAACTCGACGAAGTGTACGAGAACGGCGATCGTTCGGAACTCGTCGTCCGCGGCCGTCTGCTCGACGCCGACGACGAACGCCTGTTCGACTTCGTCGACGTCCACCGGTTCGAAGACGGCGTCGTCGGCACGCTCCGGACGTACGCGAGAAAAGAGTGA
- the serS gene encoding serine--tRNA ligase has product MLSRQYLREHAEEVRAALDQRGMDDVDLDRILAVDEEWRSLKSEGDDLRHERNQVSSEIGQLKAEGKDDEADEAIARSQELKGKLQDVEERADELEAELQESLLELPNVPHEDVPVGDDEDDNVEDRRWGFDDLRELPGEVTPHFELGEDLDIIDEQRAAKTTGSGFYFLKGEGAMLEHALIQFFLDVHREQGYVDLFPPIPVKSTSMVGTGQLPKFAEDAYRIGGGETEAYADDDLWLCPTAEVPVTNMYADEILLKDDLPLKHQAYTPNFRREAGEHGTETRGIVRVHQFNKVELVNFVEPEESYDRLEALVEEAEEVLKRLGLPYRVLTLCTGDLTFASAKTYDIEVWAPGTESDDGPDRGGRWLEVSSASNFEEFQARRAGLRYRPERHESAEYLHTLNASGTAVGRIMVALLEYYQNDDGTVTVPEALRPYMGGRDVIEGHEPVGESAVGAGKKD; this is encoded by the coding sequence ATGCTCAGCAGACAGTACCTCCGGGAGCACGCCGAGGAGGTCCGGGCCGCGCTCGACCAGCGAGGGATGGACGACGTAGACCTCGACCGGATTCTGGCCGTCGACGAGGAGTGGCGTTCGCTGAAGAGCGAAGGCGACGACCTGCGGCACGAGCGCAATCAGGTGTCGAGCGAGATCGGCCAACTGAAAGCCGAGGGGAAAGACGACGAGGCCGACGAAGCCATCGCCCGCTCGCAGGAGCTGAAAGGGAAGCTCCAAGACGTCGAGGAACGCGCCGACGAACTCGAAGCCGAGTTGCAGGAGTCGCTGCTCGAACTGCCGAACGTTCCGCACGAGGACGTCCCCGTCGGCGACGACGAAGACGACAACGTCGAGGACCGCCGCTGGGGTTTCGACGACCTGCGCGAGCTGCCCGGCGAGGTGACGCCGCACTTCGAGCTCGGCGAGGATCTCGACATCATCGACGAACAGCGCGCCGCGAAGACGACGGGATCGGGTTTCTACTTCCTCAAAGGCGAGGGCGCGATGCTCGAACACGCGCTCATCCAGTTCTTCCTCGACGTCCACCGCGAGCAGGGCTACGTCGACCTGTTCCCGCCGATTCCGGTCAAGAGCACGTCGATGGTCGGTACCGGGCAACTCCCCAAGTTCGCCGAGGACGCCTACCGCATCGGCGGCGGCGAGACCGAAGCGTACGCGGACGACGATCTCTGGCTCTGCCCGACCGCAGAGGTCCCGGTGACCAACATGTACGCCGACGAGATTCTGCTGAAGGACGATCTCCCGCTGAAGCACCAGGCGTACACGCCGAACTTCCGCCGTGAAGCGGGTGAACACGGAACCGAGACGCGAGGAATCGTCCGCGTCCACCAGTTCAACAAGGTCGAACTCGTCAACTTCGTCGAACCCGAGGAGAGCTACGACCGCCTCGAAGCGCTCGTCGAGGAGGCCGAGGAAGTGCTGAAGCGACTCGGGCTGCCGTACCGCGTGCTGACGCTCTGCACCGGCGACCTGACGTTTGCCTCGGCGAAGACGTACGACATCGAGGTGTGGGCACCGGGCACCGAGAGCGACGACGGCCCCGACCGCGGCGGCCGGTGGCTCGAAGTGTCGTCGGCGTCGAACTTCGAGGAGTTCCAGGCGCGCCGGGCCGGACTCCGCTACCGCCCCGAGCGCCACGAGTCGGCGGAGTATCTCCACACGCTCAACGCCTCGGGCACGGCCGTCGGCCGAATCATGGTCGCGCTGCTGGAGTACTACCAGAACGACGACGGCACTGTGACGGTTCCCGAGGCACTGCGACCGTATATGGGCGGCCGCGACGTCATCGAGGGCCACGAACCGGTCGGCGAGAGCGCCGTCGGTGCCGGAAAGAAGGACTGA
- a CDS encoding MBL fold metallo-hydrolase: MAIGDVDPVSGTEDTYYVDTGMYDTESYGSVYLVDADRPAVIDTGIGTHYEYILDAMDEVGIDPEAVAYVLPTHVHLDHAGGAGFLAEACPNATVLCHDIGVRHLVDPSRLVEGTKAAVEDQWEFYVEPKPVPQERIDGIDGGDEIDLGDRTLDVVHAPGHAPHQVMFHDRSTDALYTGDAAGIWVPSENTIRQTSPPSQFDLEQCLEDVNTIVERDPETLCFGHFGPCEFSEELMSEYKRTLVEWVEAVRRRRETLDDDDAVIDHFVEHTDMAGTWGERKATAEERLNVRGVLGYLDYRDGQRE, from the coding sequence ATGGCAATCGGCGACGTTGATCCAGTTTCCGGCACCGAGGACACCTACTACGTCGACACCGGCATGTACGACACCGAGTCGTACGGGTCGGTCTACCTCGTCGACGCCGACCGACCCGCAGTGATCGACACCGGAATCGGCACCCACTACGAGTACATCCTCGACGCGATGGACGAAGTGGGAATCGACCCCGAAGCGGTGGCGTACGTTCTCCCGACGCACGTCCACCTCGACCACGCGGGCGGCGCGGGCTTTCTCGCCGAAGCGTGCCCGAACGCAACCGTGCTCTGTCACGACATCGGCGTCCGCCACCTCGTCGACCCCTCGCGACTCGTCGAGGGGACGAAAGCCGCCGTCGAAGACCAGTGGGAGTTCTACGTCGAACCGAAACCCGTCCCACAGGAGCGCATCGACGGCATCGACGGCGGCGACGAGATAGACCTCGGCGACCGAACGCTCGACGTGGTTCACGCGCCGGGGCACGCCCCGCACCAGGTGATGTTCCACGACCGGTCGACGGACGCACTCTACACGGGCGACGCCGCCGGTATCTGGGTGCCGAGCGAGAACACGATTCGTCAGACGTCGCCGCCGTCGCAGTTCGACCTCGAACAGTGTCTCGAAGACGTCAACACCATCGTCGAACGCGACCCCGAGACGCTTTGTTTCGGCCACTTCGGCCCCTGCGAGTTCAGCGAGGAACTGATGAGCGAGTACAAACGCACTCTCGTCGAGTGGGTCGAAGCAGTCCGGCGCCGCCGCGAGACGCTCGACGACGACGATGCGGTCATCGACCACTTCGTCGAACACACCGACATGGCCGGAACGTGGGGCGAGCGCAAAGCCACCGCCGAGGAACGGTTGAACGTCCGCGGCGTGTTGGGCTATCTCGACTACCGAGACGGCCAGCGCGAGTAA
- a CDS encoding AMP-dependent synthetase/ligase produces the protein MEWRDAEAAYDSEVIGRTTLPVMFEESAERNANRIAQRYKGGIYDRSLAPDVVPAASADEYGTVTYAEMRDIVRNLAAGFRDLGLETDDRVGILCHTRMEWAQSDFAVLAAGGVVTTVYTSSSEQQVRYLLGDPDASGVVVENAELLRKVLAVEDELDLEFIVVVDDLADGSGMGGALRDRDDILTLGELHDRGADRFDEAEYQSWLDARDPDELASLIYTSGTTGQPKGVQLTHWNFRSNVNQCYRRFGPRRDRGDLPVIDTQSTTLSFLPLAHVFERLAGHFLMFAAGATVAYAESPDTLREDFQLVRPTVGTSVPRVYEKLYDAIRTQASESAVKERIFEWAIGVGREYHTTENPGTLLSAKHRVADRLVFKQVREALGGRIDFFISGGGSLSPELCALYHGIGLPILEGYGLTETSPVIAVNPPENPQIGTIGPAVHGVETRVDDSVVGKQTRESVAGEVGELLVKGPNVAQGYWNRPEETEQAFDAEGWFRTGDVVEIRPDGYIAFRERAKQILVLSTGKNVAPGPIEDAFASSALVEQCMVLGDGRKFVSALVVPNFDGVREWADREGLDLPENPEDICRNDRVRERIEAEIEAANEEFEPYERIKQFRLVPEEFTEDNDLMTPTMKKKRRNILDRYAEQVDLLYDTPTTR, from the coding sequence ATGGAATGGCGGGACGCGGAAGCGGCGTACGACAGCGAGGTCATCGGTCGAACGACGCTTCCCGTAATGTTCGAGGAGAGCGCCGAGCGCAACGCCAACCGCATCGCACAGCGGTACAAGGGCGGCATCTACGACCGATCGCTCGCGCCCGACGTGGTTCCGGCGGCGTCGGCCGACGAGTACGGCACCGTCACCTACGCAGAGATGCGCGACATCGTCCGCAATCTCGCGGCGGGCTTTCGTGACCTCGGCCTCGAAACGGACGATCGAGTCGGTATCCTCTGTCACACCCGGATGGAGTGGGCGCAGAGCGACTTCGCCGTTCTCGCCGCCGGCGGTGTCGTCACCACCGTCTACACCTCGTCGTCTGAGCAGCAGGTGCGGTACCTGCTCGGCGACCCCGACGCCTCGGGTGTCGTCGTCGAGAACGCCGAACTTCTGCGAAAAGTGCTCGCGGTCGAAGACGAGCTCGACCTCGAGTTCATCGTCGTCGTCGACGACCTCGCCGACGGCAGCGGGATGGGCGGGGCGCTCCGCGACCGCGACGACATCCTCACGCTCGGCGAGCTCCACGACCGCGGCGCGGACCGCTTCGACGAGGCCGAGTACCAGTCGTGGCTCGACGCCCGCGACCCCGACGAGCTCGCGAGCCTCATCTACACCTCCGGGACGACCGGCCAACCGAAGGGCGTCCAACTCACCCACTGGAACTTCCGCTCGAACGTCAACCAGTGTTACCGACGCTTCGGGCCGCGGCGCGACAGGGGCGACCTGCCGGTCATCGACACGCAGTCGACGACGCTCTCGTTCCTGCCGCTGGCGCACGTCTTCGAGCGTCTCGCGGGCCACTTCCTGATGTTCGCGGCGGGTGCCACCGTGGCGTACGCGGAGAGCCCCGACACGCTCCGCGAGGATTTCCAACTCGTCCGACCCACCGTCGGCACGAGCGTCCCCCGCGTCTACGAGAAACTGTACGACGCGATTCGGACCCAGGCGTCCGAGTCCGCGGTCAAAGAGCGCATCTTCGAGTGGGCGATCGGCGTCGGCCGCGAGTACCACACGACGGAGAACCCGGGGACGCTGCTCTCGGCGAAACACCGCGTCGCCGACAGACTCGTCTTCAAGCAGGTTCGGGAGGCGCTCGGCGGCCGCATCGACTTCTTCATCAGCGGCGGCGGGAGTCTCTCGCCGGAGCTCTGCGCGCTGTATCACGGCATAGGGCTGCCCATCCTCGAAGGCTACGGGCTGACCGAGACGTCACCCGTCATCGCCGTCAACCCCCCCGAGAACCCCCAGATCGGCACCATCGGTCCGGCCGTCCACGGTGTCGAAACGCGCGTCGACGACAGCGTCGTCGGCAAACAGACCCGCGAGTCGGTGGCCGGCGAGGTGGGCGAACTACTCGTCAAGGGCCCCAACGTCGCGCAGGGGTACTGGAACCGCCCCGAGGAGACCGAGCAGGCGTTCGACGCCGAGGGATGGTTCCGCACCGGCGACGTGGTCGAGATACGGCCGGACGGCTACATCGCCTTCCGCGAGCGCGCCAAACAGATTCTCGTCCTCTCGACGGGCAAAAACGTCGCGCCAGGGCCCATCGAGGACGCGTTCGCGTCCAGTGCGCTCGTCGAACAGTGCATGGTGCTCGGCGACGGTCGCAAGTTCGTCAGCGCGCTCGTCGTCCCCAACTTCGACGGCGTCCGCGAGTGGGCCGACCGCGAAGGACTCGACCTGCCCGAGAACCCGGAAGACATCTGTCGAAACGACCGCGTTCGGGAGCGTATCGAGGCGGAAATCGAGGCCGCAAACGAGGAGTTCGAGCCCTACGAGCGGATAAAGCAGTTCCGCCTCGTCCCCGAGGAGTTCACCGAAGACAACGACCTCATGACGCCGACGATGAAGAAGAAGCGGCGCAACATCCTCGACCGCTACGCCGAGCAGGTCGACCTGCTGTACGACACCCCCACGACGCGCTGA
- a CDS encoding cation:proton antiporter: MAEAGGDLIPLVAAIIGVGVVAQVLSDRYRVPSVVFLVAAGIVMGPEVLGFLQPDAFGDALSAIVGLSVAIIVFEGAFHLSVDKLRQAPAATVRLVTVGALIALVGTSVTVHYVLGSTWAVAFLIGALLIATGPTVITPILEVVPTRDRVRAALETEGIVNDVTAAILAIVVFEAIRTGVTAPVELLELFAQRLGVGVLVGLTVAGVLYYVLQYIDLSPASAPRNARLLVLAGALVAYGTADTIATEAGVAAAATAGVLLGNADIPYEEDVTDFKGDVTLVVLSFVFITLAALLEFNELRQLGVGGLVVVVVVALVLRPLLVFVSTAGDRFSRNEKLFMSFVGPRGIIPASVATLFAIELRTQGMDQAAHTLVGTVFLVILATVVFEGGFARRIAEYLDVIPMRILVIGGGKVGRTLAERLETRGENVVLIENDPDIVELARNEGFTVHAGDATDTAVLEAAGAANAKVVVAATGDDDVNLLVTQLAETKFAPETIVARANDPDNARAFRELGVETISSTVATAQSIDNFIERPTLSDWMDEFGESGDVQEIAVTAADLVGKQIRDLGDDLPDGCLIALVSNGETTEVPSAEYTLREGDRITLLGRRGAVREAMSYVHPERG; the protein is encoded by the coding sequence ATGGCCGAAGCAGGAGGTGATCTCATCCCGCTCGTCGCCGCCATCATCGGCGTCGGGGTGGTCGCGCAGGTGCTCTCGGACCGATACCGCGTGCCGAGCGTCGTCTTCCTCGTCGCCGCCGGTATCGTGATGGGTCCGGAGGTACTCGGCTTTCTGCAGCCGGACGCATTCGGCGACGCGCTGTCGGCCATCGTCGGCCTCTCGGTCGCCATCATCGTCTTCGAGGGAGCGTTTCACCTCAGCGTGGACAAACTACGGCAGGCCCCGGCGGCGACTGTTCGTCTCGTCACGGTCGGCGCGCTCATCGCGCTCGTCGGCACTTCGGTCACCGTCCACTACGTCCTCGGTTCGACGTGGGCGGTCGCCTTCCTCATCGGCGCACTGCTGATCGCCACCGGACCGACGGTCATCACGCCGATTCTCGAAGTCGTCCCGACGCGCGACCGCGTCCGGGCGGCGCTGGAGACGGAGGGCATCGTCAACGACGTGACGGCGGCGATTCTCGCCATCGTCGTCTTCGAGGCCATCCGGACGGGCGTCACCGCACCTGTCGAACTGCTCGAACTGTTCGCCCAACGGCTCGGTGTCGGCGTCCTCGTGGGGCTCACCGTCGCCGGCGTGCTCTACTACGTGCTGCAGTACATCGACCTCTCGCCGGCGAGCGCACCGCGAAACGCTCGCCTGCTCGTCCTCGCGGGCGCGCTCGTCGCCTACGGAACGGCGGACACCATCGCCACCGAGGCGGGCGTCGCCGCCGCGGCGACGGCGGGCGTCCTCCTCGGCAACGCCGACATCCCCTACGAGGAGGACGTGACCGACTTCAAAGGCGACGTCACGCTAGTCGTCCTCTCGTTCGTCTTCATCACGCTCGCGGCCCTGTTGGAGTTCAACGAACTCCGACAGCTCGGGGTCGGCGGGTTGGTCGTCGTCGTCGTCGTCGCGCTCGTCCTCCGGCCGCTCTTAGTGTTCGTCTCGACGGCCGGCGACCGATTCAGCCGCAACGAGAAACTGTTCATGAGCTTCGTCGGCCCGCGCGGCATCATCCCCGCATCCGTGGCCACGCTGTTCGCTATCGAACTCCGGACGCAGGGGATGGACCAGGCGGCGCATACCCTCGTCGGCACCGTCTTTCTCGTCATCCTCGCCACCGTCGTCTTCGAGGGCGGTTTCGCCCGCCGAATCGCGGAATACCTCGATGTGATACCCATGCGCATACTCGTCATCGGAGGTGGGAAGGTGGGCCGGACGCTCGCCGAACGCCTCGAAACCCGCGGAGAGAACGTCGTACTGATAGAGAACGACCCCGACATCGTCGAACTCGCCCGAAACGAGGGGTTCACCGTCCACGCAGGCGACGCTACCGACACGGCGGTGCTCGAAGCCGCCGGAGCGGCCAACGCGAAGGTGGTCGTCGCGGCCACCGGCGACGACGACGTGAACCTGCTCGTCACGCAGCTGGCGGAGACGAAGTTCGCCCCCGAGACCATCGTCGCCCGCGCAAACGACCCCGACAACGCGCGCGCGTTCCGCGAGCTGGGCGTCGAGACGATCTCGTCGACGGTCGCCACCGCGCAGTCCATCGACAACTTCATCGAGCGGCCGACGCTGTCGGACTGGATGGACGAATTCGGCGAGAGCGGCGACGTCCAAGAGATTGCGGTGACCGCCGCCGACCTCGTCGGCAAGCAGATACGCGACCTCGGCGACGACCTCCCCGACGGCTGCCTCATTGCGCTCGTCTCCAACGGCGAGACGACGGAAGTACCGTCGGCCGAGTACACGCTGCGCGAGGGCGACCGCATCACCCTCCTCGGGCGGCGCGGTGCGGTGCGTGAGGCGATGTCGTACGTCCACCCCGAGAGGGGGTAG
- a CDS encoding cyclase family protein has translation MKDLSHPLSPDTSVYPGDPPVRLDPHATHAADGYRVTDIGVGSHAGTHVDAPSHVLEDGDPLSAFPVSRFRLDAALVDLRPLDAGATVSIAALEAADPAPDCDLLVLRTGWDVHWGTDRYYDHPSLPPEAATWCADRGYDVALDCASPDPFGSTDLRAHRALSGTNRLIFENLRLGDAELPGQFRLHAYPLSFVGVDGSPVRAVAEPNSESSLDSDR, from the coding sequence GTGAAAGACCTCTCGCACCCGCTCTCGCCCGACACGTCCGTCTACCCCGGCGACCCACCGGTTCGACTCGACCCCCACGCCACCCACGCCGCAGACGGCTATCGCGTCACCGACATCGGAGTCGGCAGCCACGCCGGCACCCACGTCGACGCGCCGTCGCACGTCCTCGAAGACGGCGACCCGCTCTCGGCGTTTCCGGTCTCTCGGTTCCGTCTCGACGCGGCGCTCGTCGACCTCCGACCGCTCGACGCGGGGGCGACGGTGTCGATCGCGGCGCTCGAAGCCGCCGACCCCGCCCCCGACTGTGATCTACTCGTCCTCCGGACGGGGTGGGACGTCCACTGGGGCACCGACCGTTACTACGACCACCCGTCGTTGCCGCCGGAGGCGGCGACGTGGTGTGCCGACCGAGGCTACGACGTGGCGCTCGACTGCGCCAGCCCCGACCCGTTCGGAAGCACCGACCTCCGGGCGCACCGGGCGCTCTCGGGCACCAACCGACTGATTTTCGAGAATCTGCGCCTCGGAGACGCCGAGCTCCCCGGCCAGTTCCGTCTCCACGCTTACCCGCTGTCGTTCGTCGGCGTCGACGGCTCGCCGGTGCGCGCCGTCGCGGAACCGAACTCCGAGTCGTCGCTCGATTCAGATCGCTGA